The proteins below come from a single Corylus avellana chromosome ca3, CavTom2PMs-1.0 genomic window:
- the LOC132175870 gene encoding protein LIGHT-DEPENDENT SHORT HYPOCOTYLS 10-like, translating into MSNNKGKDVAEGSSRSSATGVGVGASAGVGGDHHDHQQQPPPLSRYESQKRRDWNTFGQYLRNQRPPVALSQCNSNHVLDFLRYLDQFGKTKVHLQGCVFFGQPEPPGPCICPLRQAWGSLDALIGRLRAAYEENGGLPETNPFASGAIRVYLREVRDSQAKARGIPYKKKKKKRTPVKGNDDNSSFPAQ; encoded by the coding sequence ATGTCAAACAACAAAGGAAAAGATGTTGCAGAAGGATCGTCAAGATCTTCCGCTactggtgttggtgttggtgctAGTGCTGGTGTTGGCGGTGATCATCATGATCATCAGCAGCAGCCACCTCCGTTGAGCCGGTACGAATCGCAGAAGCGGCGGGACTGGAACACGTTCGGGCAGTACCTGAGGAACCAAAGGCCACCGGTGGCGCTTTCGCAGTGCAACTCCAACCATGTGCTGGATTTCCTGAGATACCTAGATCAGTTCGGAAAGACTAAGGTGCACTTACAAGGTTGTGTGTTCTTCGGGCAGCCCGAACCGCCTGGGCCTTGCATTTGCCCGCTTAGACAAGCATGGGGCAGCCTAGACGCCCTCATCGGCCGCCTTCGAGCCGCCTATGAAGAGAACGGCGGCCTGCCGGAGACGAACCCGTTCGCAAGCGGTGCTATCCGGGTTTACTTGCGCGAGGTGAGGGACTCCCAGGCCAAGGCTCGTGGCATCCcttataagaagaaaaagaagaagagaactcCAGTTAAGGGCAACGATGATAACTCCAGCTTTCCTGCGCAGTAA